A genomic window from Sparus aurata chromosome 4, fSpaAur1.1, whole genome shotgun sequence includes:
- the mns1 gene encoding meiosis-specific nuclear structural protein 1 — protein sequence MSRNWEQTQRQRLLSQRQSQEQHRQQEARRVDRERQQQASLRDEENFENRRYVRQVQQELKEREMESALLKAEEERINREKQLEQEERMAKELARISYETQREEKMRQYIKENSMELRELEAKLKSAYLNKERAAQIAEQEAMRFETMREEADFARTMRSEHERTTVEQQKLQQKRLKEQVQFQRELEQQLMERERKRQEAYEEFLKEKLMVDEIVRKIYEEDQMERQLKLEKVRATQQHIEEFKRQQAEWRRMEQEQMEAENRRIMEFASHQQHMEETRMAKMRAKDEAKEHLRKILSEKIEEEQQQREEMERVREELYLEEQEEANRQRDIEEMEKKIRQRLMMQQTCQEQMAFKEMRRQVEKEEEEAFRKMMMAKYAEDDRIEQMNAQKRRMKQLEHKREVEKLIEDRGRQHDADMELEAKERAIEQEKEALRRRIVEEERQRLLKHHATKLLGYLPKGLLREEDLEHFDEDFRKNFKSRQADIFSEAGWEGDD from the exons ATG AGTCGTAACTGGGAGCAGACCCAGAGGCAGAGGTTACTGTCTCAGCGCCAGAGTCAGgagcagcacagacagcaggAGGCCCGGCGGgtggacagagagaggcagcagcaggccAGTCTGCGGGACGAGGAGAACTTTGAGAACAGGAGATACGTGCGACAGGTGCAGCAGGAGCTcaaggagagggagatggagagcgCTCTGCTGAAG GCAGAAGAGGAGAGAATTAATAGAGAAAAGCAACTTGAACAAGAGGAGAGAATGGCTAAAGAGTTGGCTCGCATCAGCTATGAGacgcagagagaagagaaaatgagGCAGTATATTAAAGAGAACAG CATGGAGCTTCGAGAGTTGGAGGCAAAGCTGAAGTCTGCATATCTGAATAAGGAAAGAGCTGCACAGATTGCTGAGCAGGAAGCTATGAGGTTTGAGACAATG CGTGAGGAGGCAGACTTTGCTCGCACGATGAGAAGCGAACATGAGCGAACGACCGTTGAGCagcagaagctgcagcagaaacGCCTCAAGGAGCAGGTGCAGTttcagagagagctggagcagcagctcatggagagagagcgaaagagaCAAGAGGCGTACGAGGAGTTCCTGAAAGAGAAGCTCATGGTTGATGAGATTGTCAGGAAGATTTACGAGGAGGATCAAAT GGAGAGACAGCTGAAACTGGAGAAGGTCAGAGCCACTCAACAGCACATTGAAGAATTCAAGAGACAGCAGGCCGAGTGGAGACGCATGGAGCAAGAACAGATGGAGGCTGAGAACAGACGCATCATGGAGTTTGCGAGCCATCAGCAGCACATGGAGGAGACCAGAATGGCTAAGATGAGAGCGAAAGATGAAGCAAAGGAGCATCTTCGTAAAATA CTGTCTGAGAAAAttgaagaggagcagcagcagcgtgaaGAGATGGAACGAGTCCGTGAGGAACTTTACTtagaagaacaagaagaggcAAACAGGCAAAGAGATATT gaagagatggagaagaagaTCCGACAAAGACTGATGATGCAGCAGACTTGCCAAGAGCAGATGGCTTTCAAAGAGATGCGGAGGCAGgtagagaaagaagaagaggaggccTTCAGGAAAATGATGATGGCTAAGTATGCTGAGGACGATCGGATAGAGCAGATGAATGCCCAGAAACGACGCATGAAGCAACTCGAGCACAAACGCGAAGTGGAGAAACTGATAGAGGACAGAGGACGGCAGCATGACGCTGACATG GAACTGGAGGCCAAAGAGAGAGCGATTGAACAGGAGAAGGAGGCGCTGCGTAGACGGATAGTTGAAGAAGAGAGGCAGCGACTTCTTAAACATCATGCAACTAAACTCCTTGGATACCTTCCAAAA GGCTTACTTCGTGAAGAAGACCTGGAGCACTTTGATGAAGACTTCAGAAAAAACTTTAAATCACGTCAGGCAGATATCTTCTCTGAAGCCGGCTGGGAGGGAGATGATTAG
- the tex9 gene encoding testis-expressed protein 9, with protein sequence MAERSCVKNVRPPQPVVSQPKKRLSSTSKAEKSKRAEEQAQFKSASAPAKKDTDYLFAKEEQYKLMNAELEAKTADLVRQAEQLMREQSEVLSKPLSTVQFTDIEDEENSRIIKSHQATVQDPSVKALTKKRMTSTSQKMGTGKQGKEPPWKTQTPKVSHVDDLEAVENSADFFLAKTIRSMEEKMNDTVTHENVEDDTGDYVGSGISDAQIRVLKAKLRIMQEELDQLTSEYYKKDDENAKLSGKIKELEEDRARLQKTTSIQQTQIEKHRALAEESGTKCDGLQAQVLALHKEIENLNRSHKQAAAVHGSVEVRLNRALEEVERLKTQLSKMKQMNKDKISEEHQSKENLLAENKMLKKQKAELIVGFKKQLRLIDILKRQKMHFEAAKLLSFTEDEFMKALDWGKS encoded by the exons ATGGCTGAAAGAAGTTGTGTTAAAAATGTCCGTCCGCCTCAGCCCGTCGTCTCGCAG CCCAAGAAACGCCTGTCCTCTACCAGTAAGGCTGAGAAGTCAAAGAGGGCTGAAGAGCAAGCGCAATTCAAATCAGCTTCTGCTCCAGCTAAAAAGGACACAGATTACCTTTTTGCTAAGGAAGAACAATACAA ACTCATGAATGCAGAGCTGGAAGCCAAAACAGCAGATCTAGTGAGGCAGGCAGAGCAACTTATG AGAGAACAGAGTGAAGTTCTGTCAAAACCTTTATCCACCGTCCAGTTCACCGACATTGAGGATGAAGAGAATTCAAG GATAATAAAGTCTCATCAGGCAACTGTACAGGATCCCAGTGTAAAG GCGCTGACCAAAAAAAGGATGACATCAACATCACAAAAGATGGGTACTGGAAAACAAGGGAAAGAGCCTCCATGGAAAACACA AACTCCAAAGGTGTCTCATGTGGATGATTTAGAAGCTGTAGAAAACTCGGCTGACTTTTTCCTGGCAAAGACAATACGTAGCATGGAGGAGAAGATGAACGACACAGTCACTCATGAGAATGTCGAGGATGATACTGGAGACTATGTAGGATCAG GTATTTCAGATGCGCAGATACGAGTTCTGAAGGCAAAACTACGAATTATGCAGGAGGAACTGGATCAACTCACAAGTGAATATTATAAGAAG gATGATGAAAACGCCAAGCTCAGTGGAAAAATTAAAGAGCTTGAGGAGGATCGAGCCAGGCTGCAGAAAACAACGAgcatccagcagacacagatCGAGAAGCACAGAGCCTTAGCAGAGGAATCTGGCACAAAATGTGACGGTCTTCAAGCGCAAGTGTTGGCTTTACACAAG GAAATAGAGAACCTGAATAGATCTCACAAACAAGCAGCAGCCGTCCATGGCTCTGTGGAGGTCCGTCTGAACAGAGccttggaggaggtggagaggttAAAGACTCAACTGAGCAAGATGAAACAGATGAACAAG GACAAGATAAGTGAGGAACACCAGAGTAAAGAAAATCTACttgctgaaaacaaaatgctgaaaaaacagaaagccGAGCTCATCGTGGGTTTCAAGAAACAGCTCAGGCTGATTGACATTCTCAAAAGGCAAAAG atgcATTTTGAAGCTGCTAAGCTGCTGTCATTCACAGAAGACGAGTTCATGAAAGCTCTGGACTGGGGGAAGTCATAA